In Spinacia oleracea cultivar Varoflay chromosome 5, BTI_SOV_V1, whole genome shotgun sequence, a single window of DNA contains:
- the LOC110786956 gene encoding glucan endo-1,3-beta-glucosidase 8-like has product MWLNFGSFMMIWVLLILLLLSDKNNNVEGLGVNWGTQANHKLPPNTVVQMLKDNGIQKVKLFDADESTLSAFSGTNIEVMVAIPNGDLVAMLDYKRARKWVEKNVTRYHFKGGVNIKYVAVGNEPFLKSYNGTFENATFPALKNIQNALNEAGVGDTVKATVPLNADVYESPQGNPLPSAGRFRGDVADLMTQMVQFMSQNNAPFSVNIYPFLSLYGNPGFPVDYAFFDGGAVPIADNGIQYTNVFDANFDTLVSALKAAGFGDMPIIVGEVGWPTDGDINANVNNAIRFYRGLLPRLAANTGTPLRPGNIDMYLFGLLDEDAKSVAPGSFERHWGIFRYDGQPKFPMDLSGQNRDVYLVGAKNVKYLEKQWCEYNPNAKDTSKLMDNINFACTFADCTPLGYGSSCQNMDTNGNNSYAFNVYFQTQNQNLEACNFQGLARLTMQNISTPTCNFLVQIASSGLRVRTAVPVAFSLITASLYLFFYI; this is encoded by the exons ATGTGGTTGAATTTTGGAAGCTTTATGATGATTTGGGTATTATTAATATTGCTATTATTAAGTGATAAAAATAACAATGTTGAAGGGCTTGGTGTTAATTGGGGAACACAAGCTAATCACAAATTACCTCCAAATACAGTAGTACAAATGTTGAAAGATAATGGGATTCAAAAAGTGAAGTTATTTGATGCTGATGAATCTACTTTGAGTGCTTTTAGTGGTACTAATATTGAAGTTATGGTTGCCATTCCCAATGGTGATTTGGTTGCTATGCTTGATTATAAACGAGCTCGGAAATGGGTTGAGAAGAATGTCACCCGTTACCATTTTAAAGGTGGTGTTAATATCAA ATATGTAGCGGTTGGGAATGAACCTTTTCTGAAATCCTACAATGGCACATTTGAGAATGCTACATTTCCAGCCCTGAAGAATATCCAAAACGCTCTGAATGAAGCTGGGGTAGGGGACACTGTAAAGGCAACTGTGCCTCTAAACGCTGATGTGTATGAGTCACCACAAGGAAATCCTTTACCTTCAGCTGGAAGATTCAGAGGTGATGTTGCTGATCTGATGACCCAGATGGTCCAATTTATGAGCCAAAACAATGCTCCTTTCAGTGTGAATATCTACCCCTTCCTTAGTCTGTATGGAAACCCTGGCTTCCCAGTGGATTATGCTTTTTTCGATGGTGGAGCTGTTCCCATTGCAGACAACGGAATCCAATACACTAATGTTTTTGACGCCAACTTTGACACTTTGGTATCGGCCTTGAAAGCAGCAGGTTTTGGAGACATGCCTATAATTGTAGGGGAGGTTGGATGGCCAACGGATGGTGATATTAATGCTAATGTTAACAATGCTATCAGATTTTATCGAGGACTCCTGCCTAGACTTGCAGCTAATACTGGTACTCCTTTGAGGCCTGGAAATATAGACATGTATTTGTTTGGACTCCTTGACGAAGATGCCAAGAGTGTTGCTCCAGGGAGCTTCGAGAGGCATTGGGGAATTTTCCGGTATGACGGACAGCCAAAATTCCCAATGGATCTATCTGGCCAAAACCGGGATGTCTATCTTGTTGGTGCAAAGAATGTCAAATATCTTGAGAAACAATGGTGTGAATACAACCCAAATGCTAAAGATACGAGTAAGCTCATGGATAACATTAACTTTGCTTGCACTTTTGCTGATTGTACTCCTCTTGGGTATGGATCCTCTTGCCAGAACATGGATACCAATGGGAATAATTCGTATGCGTTTAATGTCTACTTTCAGACCCAGAATCAAAATCTTGAGGCTTGCAACTTCCAAGGCTTGGCTAGATTAACTATGCAGAATATATCAACACCAACTTGCAATTT